The segment AAGACTGCCGACGGATGGGCACTGACAACGCCCGATGGCATCGTGGAGACCCGCTACATCATCAATGCGGCAGGCATCTCGGCACAGGCCGTGCACGATATGGCTGCGCCCCACAAATTTACCATCCAGCCCACCCGCGGCGAATACTACCTGCTGGACAAATCCGAGGGCAGCCGTGTGCACCACGTCATCTTCCAGTGCCCCAACGAAAACGGCAAGGGCGTTCTGGTCGCGCCCACCGTCCACGGCAACCTGCTCGTTGGCCCGGACGCCGTTCGGGTAGAGGGCGACAACACCGCCTGCACCGCTGCCGGTCTGGCTTTTGTCAGCGCCGCAGCCCGCCGCAGCGTGCCGAGCATCCGGTTCGGGGAGTCCATCCGCAACTTTGCGGGCGTCCGCGCCAATGTGGACACGGGCGACTTCGTTATCGGCGAAGCGGAAGGCGCGCCCGGCTTCATTGATCTGGCGGGTATGAAATCGCCCGGCCTGTCCAGCGCCCCGGCTGTCGCAAAGGAAGTTACCAAGATCCTGAAGGCCCACGGCGACCTGCCCGCCGCCAAGACAGACTACAGGGACGGCCGCACCAGAGTGCGCTTTAAGGAGTGCTCGCCGGAAGAAAAGGCCCGGCTCATTGCGGAAGATCCCGCATACGGCCGCGTGGTCTGCCGCTGCGAGACGATCACCGAGGGGGAGATCCTGAACGCCCTGCGGGAAGAGATCCCCGCCACCACCATCGACGGCGTCAAGCGCCGCTGCGGTGCCGGTATGGGCCGCTGTCAGGGCGGCTTCTGCGGGCCGCGGGTGCTGGAGCTGATCAGCAAAACGCTGGGCATCAGCCCGCTGGACGTGCTGCAGGATAAAGCCGGTACCAACGTCTTACTGTGCGAAACCAAGCAGGAGGAAAATCACCATGATTGATCTGGTCATCGTCGGCGGCGGCCCGGCAGGCCTTGCCGCAGCTTACAGCGCATGGCAGCACGGCCTGCGCGATATTCTGATTTTGGAGCGGGACAACGAACTGGGCGGCATCCTGAACCAGTGCATCCACAATGGCTTTGGCCTGCACCGCTTTGGAGAGCAGCTCACCGGCCCGGAGTATGCCGGACGCTGCATTGAACTGCTGCAATCCACCGGCGTGCGGGTGGAGCTGGGCACCATGGTGCTGGAGGTCACCCCGGACAAAAAGATCCACTGTGTCAGCCGAGAAAAGGGTTATCAGATTTTGGAAGCCAGAAGCATCATCCTCTGCATGGGCTGCCGGGAGCGCACCCGCGGTGCCATCGGCATCCCGGGCACCCGCCCCGCCGGCATCTACACCGCCGGTGCTGCCCAGCGCTATGTCAACATGGAGGGCTATCTGGTAGGCAAGCGGGTGCTCATCCTCGGCAGCGGCGACATCGGCCTGATCATGGCCCGCCGCATGACGCTGGAAGGGGCCAAAGTGCTGGCCTGCGTGGAGGTCATGCCGTATTCCGGCGGCCTGACCCGCAACATCGTGCAGTGCCTGCAGGACTTCGACATCCCTCTGTATCTGTCCCATACCATCGTGGATATTCAGGGCAAGGCCCGCGTAGAAAAGGCCATCGTTGCCAAGGTGGACGAGAACCGCCGCCCCATCCCGGGCACCGAAATGGAATTTGATGTGGATACCATCCTGCTCAGCGTTGGCCTGATCCCGGAAAATGAGCTGACCCGGCAGGCCGGGATCCCCATGGACCCCCACACCAAGGGCGCTGTGGTCTACGAGAATATGGAGACCGGCATCCCCGGTGTGTTCGCCTGCGGCAATGTGGTGCACGTGCATGATCTGGTGGACTTCGTTTCGGGCGAAAGCGACCTTGCCGGTGCTTCTGCGGCGGCCTATGTTTTGAAGGGCGAAGCCTCCGATACGGTTGTACTTGACCTTGTCCCGGGCAATGGCGTGGGCTACACCGTGCCGCAGCGGGTGCGCCCCGCCGATGTGGACAGGAGCGTGAATGTCTCCTTCCGCGTGCGGCAGAACTACGGCCCCAGCCAGATCACAGTGGCCTGCGGCGGCAGGCAGTTGGCCCGGTTCAAGCGCCAGCGCATGGCACCCGGTGAGATGGAGCACATCGCCCTGCCAAAAGTCCTGCTGGAAAAAGCGGACGGCCCTCTGACCGTCGCGGTAGAGGAGGTTATTGCAGAATGAGCCGTATCAAAGAAGTTATTTGCATCTGCTGTCCCTGCGGCTGCCACTTGCAGGTGGACCCGGAAAATGATTATAATGTAACGGGAAACGCCTGCCCCAACGGTGCCGCCTACGGCAGGGAAGAACTGACCCACCCCACCCGCATCCTCACCAGCACCGTGCGGGTGGAGGGCGGGCTGTATCCGCGCTGCCCGGTAAAGACTGCGCAGGCTGTGCCCAAAGAGAAGATGACCGAGGTCATGGCTGCACTGGACCGCGTCACTCTGCACGCACCCGTCCGCACCGGGCAGGTGGTGCTGGCCGACGTGTGCGGCACCGGCGTGGACATTGTGGCGACGCGAAATCTGTAATACACACTCCTGAAACGATACGGAGGTAGCAAAAGCATGAGTACAAAATATGTTCTGGCGCTGGATCAGGGAACCACCAGCAGCCGTGCCATCCTGTTCGACAATGAGCAGAACATCATTGCGGTGCAGCAGCGCGAGTTTGAGCAGATCTATCCGCAGCAGGGCTGGGTGGAGCACAACCCTATGGAGATCTGGTCCACCCAGTATGGAGTCATGAACGAGGTGGTGGCCCAGAGCGGCGTCGATGTCCATGACATCGCCGCCATTGGCATCACCAACCAGCGGGAGACCACCATCCTGTGGGAAAAGGCCACCGGCCGCCCCATCTATAACGCCATCGTCTGGCAGTGCCGCCGCACGGCACCGCTGGTGGATGAACTGCTGCAGCAGCCCGGCATGGCAGACTACATCCGGGAGAACACCGGCCTGATGCCCGACGCCTATTTCTCCGCAACGAAGATCAAGTGGATCCTGGACAATGTGCCCGGTGCGCGGGAGCGGGCCGAGGCAGGGGAGATCCTGTTCGGCACCGTGGACACATGGCTGGTCTGGAAGCTGACCGGCGGCAGAGTGCACGTCACCGACCGCACCAACGCCAGCCGCACCATGCTGTATAACATCCGCACGCTGGACTGGGACGACACTCTGCTCAAAGCGCTGGATATTCCGCGCTGCATTCTGCCCCGCGTCACCGATTCCAGCGAGGTCTACGGCACCACCGACCTGTGCGGTGTGCAGATCCCGGTGGCCGGCATTGCCGGTGACCAGCAGGCTGCGCTGTTCGGGCAGAGCTGCTTTGGCAAGGGGGAGGCCAAGAACACCTACGGCACCGGCTGCTTTTTGCTGATGAACACCGGCGACACCATCTGCCGCAGCCGGAACGGCCTGATCTCTACCATTGCCATCAGCCTGAACGGCAGGGTGGAGTATGCGCTGGAGGGCAGCGTCTTTGTGGGCGGTGCTGTAATCCAATGGGTGCGCGACGGTCTGCGCATGATCCAGGAAAGCCGCGACGCGGAATACTACGCCCAGAAGGTGCCGGACAACGGCGGCGTTTACATCGTGCCCGCCTTTACCGGTCTGGGTGCACCGTACTGGGATATGTACGCCCGCGGTGCCATTGTGGGCATCACCCGCGGAACCACCCAAAACCATATCATCCGCGCGGCGGAGGAGTCCATCGCCTACCAGAGCGCCGATCTTGTGGCGGCTATGGAAAAAGACATCGGCGTGCCCATCACCTCGCTGAAGGTGGACGGCGGTGCCTCCCGTGACCAGTTCCTGATGCAGTTCCAAGCCGACATCCTGAACAAGACCGTGCTGCGCCCGGCCATCCGGGAGACGACCGCTCTGGGCGCAGCCTATCTGGCGGGCCTTGCCACCGGCGTATGGAAGGACCGGGATGAGATCCGCAGCCTGTGGCACTGCAACATGACCTTTGCCCCGCAGATGGACGAGGCCGAACGCACCCGCCTGCTGGCCGGCTGGCACAAGGCCGTGGGCCGCAGCAGCGACTGGGCAGAGCATTGATGGTTTTCGCTCACGATCACTTACAGCAAAAATGAGACAGGCAGCCCCTTGTTTTCGGGGAAGCCTGTCTCATTTTTTGGATAGAGCAATTTGCAGCGGCCCATCGGGCCAGATTATTACATCATTTGATGTCGAGTTCGGGCGGGACGTCGATCTGATCCGAGACGTACTTCCCGTTCTTTTTGCGCTGACGCACGCACTCGGTGAGCAGATACTCGATCTGTCCGTTCACCGAGCGGAAGTCATCCTCTGCCCAGGCGGCAAGGGCGTCGTAGAGCTTCGCGTTCAGGCGCAGGGGCACCTGCTTTTTGGGCTCTGCCATCAGTACAGGCTGCCGCTGTTCACAATGGGCTGTGCGTCACGGTTGCCGCACAGCACCACCAGCAGATTGGAGACCATCGCCGCCTTGCGTTCGTCGTCCAGCTCCACCACCTTGTTTTCGCTCAGGCGATCCAGGGCCATTTCCACCATGCCCACGGCACCGTCCACGATCATCTTGCGGGCGTCGATGATGGCGCTTGCCTGCTGGCGCTGCAGCATCACGGCTGCGATCTCCGGCGCATAGGCCAGATAGGTGATGCGGGCCTCCACCACTTCGATGCCGGCCTGCTCAACATTCTTCTGGATCTCGTCCCGGATGCGGGCGGCTACCACCTCCGAGGAACCGCGCAGACTGCCCTCATCGGCCACGCCGTCGCCGGTGGTGTCCACATTGGGGGCTACATCATAAGGGTAAACGCGCACCACGTTGCGCAGGGCGCTGTCGCACTGCAGGGAGAGGTATTCCTTATAGTTGTCCACATTGAACACGGCCTTTGCGGTGTCGGTGACCCGCCAGATGACCGCAATGCCGATCTCCACCGGGTTGCCCAGACAGTCGTTGATCTTCTGGCGGGAGTTGTTGAGGGTCATCATTTTGAGCGAGATCTTCTTGCTGGTAGATTCTGCGGTCTGGGCACTGCTGTTACCTGCCTTGAGCAGGGCCGCCATGCCGGTTTCGCCGCTGTTCACGTCACCGCTCTGGCTGAGCTTTGTGCCCGCCGCAGGGTTGACTGCGGTACAGAACGGATTCACCCAGTAAAAGCCCTGCCCCTTTAAGGTGCCGATGTAGTCGCCGAAGAGGGTGAGCACCAGTGCCTCCTGCGGCTTGAGCACCTTCAGGCCGCAGAACAGGAAAATGCCCGCCACCCAGTACAGGATGGACAGCGCCATGAGCAGAATGCCCGGGAACAGGCTGGTGTCCAGCAGGATCAGGCTGTACACGAACAGTGCCGTGAACACCACATAGCCCAGCAGGGTGAGCAGCAGCATGACCATGCCGTTCTTTTTGGTCTGCAGAATTTTCTCTTCCATAATGGTCTCCTTCTTATCAGGGCTTGAAAACGTTTCTTTATGATATCAAAATCATATCACTTTGAACTTTCTTTGTCAAGCCCCGGAGGCCAAAATCCCTTCAGGCGGGGTACAATGTTTATAAAACCGGCTTCTCAGTCCCGGAGCAATGCCACGGCCACATCGTTGACGTTCGTGCCGGTGGCTCCGGTCATGATGAGCCCCTCCACAGCCCGGAGGGCGTGGTAGGCATCGTTGTGCTGCAGGGTGTCAAACACGTTCCAGCCTTTTGCAGTCAGCGCAGCAAGGGTCTCGCCGTCCACATAGCCGCCTGCGGCATCAGTGGGGCCATCGGTGCCGTCACTGCCCACCGAGAACACTGCCGCGTTCCGCCCTGCAATGGCGGGAGCTGCCGCAAGCGCCAGCTCCTGATTCCGCCCGCCGAGGCCCCTGCCGGTCAGGTGGACGACCGTCTCGCCGCCTGCGATATAGGCCAGCTTTTTCCCGTGCCCCGTGTGGGTGCGGACGATGGAGCCAAGAAAGCTGCCCGCTTCCCGGGCCTCACAGCAAAGTTGATCGGTCAGCAGGATGGGCTCATAGCCCAATTCCCGGCAGGCATTGGCCGCAGCGGTGCACAGTTCCCGCACGCTGCCGGTGATCCGGGTGGTCACGTTGTCCAGCGCTTTGGGCGTTTCCTGCTGCAGCAGCGTCTTTGCCTGTTCC is part of the Faecalibacterium sp. HTF-F genome and harbors:
- a CDS encoding NAD(P)/FAD-dependent oxidoreductase; translation: MLDVAIIGCGVIGAASAYELSHYRLQTAVFEAENDVADCTTKANSAILHAGYDPEPGTQMARLNVEGSALAKEICARLDVPYRQCGSLVLALSPEELPHLQKLYENGIANGVPGIRLLSAEETLAMEPNLAPNVVSALYAPSAAIVSPWDFALAMAEVAVRNGVELHRSCPVTHIEKTADGWALTTPDGIVETRYIINAAGISAQAVHDMAAPHKFTIQPTRGEYYLLDKSEGSRVHHVIFQCPNENGKGVLVAPTVHGNLLVGPDAVRVEGDNTACTAAGLAFVSAAARRSVPSIRFGESIRNFAGVRANVDTGDFVIGEAEGAPGFIDLAGMKSPGLSSAPAVAKEVTKILKAHGDLPAAKTDYRDGRTRVRFKECSPEEKARLIAEDPAYGRVVCRCETITEGEILNALREEIPATTIDGVKRRCGAGMGRCQGGFCGPRVLELISKTLGISPLDVLQDKAGTNVLLCETKQEENHHD
- a CDS encoding NAD(P)/FAD-dependent oxidoreductase, giving the protein MIDLVIVGGGPAGLAAAYSAWQHGLRDILILERDNELGGILNQCIHNGFGLHRFGEQLTGPEYAGRCIELLQSTGVRVELGTMVLEVTPDKKIHCVSREKGYQILEARSIILCMGCRERTRGAIGIPGTRPAGIYTAGAAQRYVNMEGYLVGKRVLILGSGDIGLIMARRMTLEGAKVLACVEVMPYSGGLTRNIVQCLQDFDIPLYLSHTIVDIQGKARVEKAIVAKVDENRRPIPGTEMEFDVDTILLSVGLIPENELTRQAGIPMDPHTKGAVVYENMETGIPGVFACGNVVHVHDLVDFVSGESDLAGASAAAYVLKGEASDTVVLDLVPGNGVGYTVPQRVRPADVDRSVNVSFRVRQNYGPSQITVACGGRQLARFKRQRMAPGEMEHIALPKVLLEKADGPLTVAVEEVIAE
- a CDS encoding DUF1667 domain-containing protein, producing the protein MSRIKEVICICCPCGCHLQVDPENDYNVTGNACPNGAAYGREELTHPTRILTSTVRVEGGLYPRCPVKTAQAVPKEKMTEVMAALDRVTLHAPVRTGQVVLADVCGTGVDIVATRNL
- the glpK gene encoding glycerol kinase GlpK; this translates as MSTKYVLALDQGTTSSRAILFDNEQNIIAVQQREFEQIYPQQGWVEHNPMEIWSTQYGVMNEVVAQSGVDVHDIAAIGITNQRETTILWEKATGRPIYNAIVWQCRRTAPLVDELLQQPGMADYIRENTGLMPDAYFSATKIKWILDNVPGARERAEAGEILFGTVDTWLVWKLTGGRVHVTDRTNASRTMLYNIRTLDWDDTLLKALDIPRCILPRVTDSSEVYGTTDLCGVQIPVAGIAGDQQAALFGQSCFGKGEAKNTYGTGCFLLMNTGDTICRSRNGLISTIAISLNGRVEYALEGSVFVGGAVIQWVRDGLRMIQESRDAEYYAQKVPDNGGVYIVPAFTGLGAPYWDMYARGAIVGITRGTTQNHIIRAAEESIAYQSADLVAAMEKDIGVPITSLKVDGGASRDQFLMQFQADILNKTVLRPAIRETTALGAAYLAGLATGVWKDRDEIRSLWHCNMTFAPQMDEAERTRLLAGWHKAVGRSSDWAEH
- a CDS encoding PTS ascorbate transporter subunit IIC gives rise to the protein MAEPKKQVPLRLNAKLYDALAAWAEDDFRSVNGQIEYLLTECVRQRKKNGKYVSDQIDVPPELDIK
- a CDS encoding SPFH domain-containing protein; amino-acid sequence: MEEKILQTKKNGMVMLLLTLLGYVVFTALFVYSLILLDTSLFPGILLMALSILYWVAGIFLFCGLKVLKPQEALVLTLFGDYIGTLKGQGFYWVNPFCTAVNPAAGTKLSQSGDVNSGETGMAALLKAGNSSAQTAESTSKKISLKMMTLNNSRQKINDCLGNPVEIGIAVIWRVTDTAKAVFNVDNYKEYLSLQCDSALRNVVRVYPYDVAPNVDTTGDGVADEGSLRGSSEVVAARIRDEIQKNVEQAGIEVVEARITYLAYAPEIAAVMLQRQQASAIIDARKMIVDGAVGMVEMALDRLSENKVVELDDERKAAMVSNLLVVLCGNRDAQPIVNSGSLY